Proteins from a genomic interval of Nostoc sp. TCL240-02:
- a CDS encoding peroxiredoxin: MALRLGDTVPNFTQASTHGDIDFYQWAGDSWVVLFSHPADFTPVCTTELGTVAKLKPEFDKRNVKAIALSVDDVESHKGWVGDIEETQSTTLNYPILADADRKVSDLYDMIHPNANAAVTVRSVFVIDPNKKLRLSFTYPPSTGRNFDELLRVIDSLQLTDNYSVATPADWKDGEDVVIVPSLKDPEVLKEKFPKGYEEIKPYLRMTPQPNK, translated from the coding sequence ATGGCTCTCCGTCTAGGTGACACAGTACCCAACTTTACGCAAGCCTCAACACACGGCGACATCGATTTTTACCAATGGGCAGGTGACAGCTGGGTTGTGCTGTTCTCTCACCCTGCTGATTTTACACCTGTTTGTACAACAGAACTCGGCACAGTTGCCAAGCTAAAACCAGAATTTGACAAGCGCAATGTCAAAGCGATCGCACTCAGCGTTGATGACGTAGAATCTCACAAGGGCTGGGTAGGAGACATCGAAGAAACTCAAAGCACCACCCTTAACTACCCAATTTTGGCGGATGCAGATCGCAAGGTTTCTGACCTTTACGACATGATCCACCCCAATGCTAATGCAGCTGTGACAGTGCGATCGGTCTTTGTGATTGACCCCAATAAAAAACTCCGTCTAAGTTTCACCTATCCTCCCAGCACGGGGCGCAACTTTGACGAACTTTTGCGGGTGATTGATTCTCTGCAATTGACTGATAACTATAGCGTGGCGACACCAGCGGACTGGAAAGATGGAGAGGATGTTGTAATTGTTCCCTCACTCAAAGATCCAGAAGTGCTTAAAGAGAAATTCCCCAAAGGTTACGAGGAAATCAAACCCTATCTGCGGATGACTCCTCAGCCTAACAAGTAA
- a CDS encoding translocation/assembly module TamB domain-containing protein, which yields MTRSPNSKNNQEPSNPRLWLLLLGRTSLALGVVLLVGIAVGAWWARSYVYKDLAPLVQQNLEQLLGRPVKVGKVERFSLSSLRFSSLSIPATTTDADQVVAQALDVQFSPLQVLLTRKLALNVTLIKPNVYIQQDRDGRWVTAQVKAGEGKGAIQTELQTLQIQDGNVELMPFGAPTRPKGSVILNQFGGIARFSDQNQRIGYDINGQLTRGGGVKISGETQLKAQQTNLKLQAQNLQASDISRLIELPITLQAGRLNADLGVQIPPKLSEIAVTGTATANQITAKIPNIPQQVSNFNGRFTFQGQTVTLENLNTNFGKVPILANGTINTKTGFNVSAQIKPVSAKNILDTLNVNSSVPASGEIQANIKVLGALQKPVVSGTVTNIKPIQVDRILFNTFNTDFRLNASQTASQLAVSNLKIVPAAGGQITGGGEANLGGKKDVIFNAQVDGVSGDILARSYNVTLPIAVGNVSAKAQIAGSLGQQPLNLDISSVQITPPTGGQITASGQIQLAPQGQVGVNIQAQGLPGNAIAQGYNISTPLNLGDISANARVSGSLGTPLNVNVARVQANPEVGGQVTASGQLKLAPQGRVALNVQAQNLPGDAIARAYKSSPSITIGNVSANANISGTLSNLQAVAQVQAPTATYPTTGRVVVAKQGENILLPGAVLNVAGGTIVAQGQLAQQRWQGSVKTSEIQLNRFSPQLRGRLNSNIQLSGTTQSFQLADIRAAGKIRLSQGVSLLAKPLTAQFQWNGQQIIVENASTPGLSANGAIAIQTPPTGAPQIAGFDLNVLAQNFNLKNTGFQIPGDVALAGLVDFNGKVTGTPDVPQANGNIRLRNFQVSSLAFDPLLTGNVNFQGGQGASLRLAGKQDRIALNLGADYRPTSFLVKRDEAVTTGRTEGENLLINAQQFPIALIGGFLLNNQLKPLGGQLSGNLVVNLNNYAVAGDVAIAGPRVARVAADEFRGTINYADGTASLANGLLRIGDSNIALSGNVQTGNDPQFQLQANLDQTRIERLLQAFNIFDFQDLSTGLQPPTLAGSEVLDTNPISLPNADLLTQLKYFSKIATSIVQQQQAEAKKDASLPTLAELTGVLSGGITANGSLKSGLNVGFNFQGANWQWGEYSINQVVAQGTFADGIVTLSPLSVGINQGLVAFSGQLGTEQLSGKLNVASLPLSLLQPFIEKYPVDITGNVNADATLGGSLQDPRVQGNVTLANATLNQQPVQSGQVNFDYNNARLNFDSTLLVTGTQPVTVTGNIPAALPFATVQPDSNQISINANVNNEGLSLLNLFTNNQVTWVDGQGKVDLNVQGTLNEPIINGNATVNNATIRAQALSEPLTNITGTAQFNGNTVSLENIQATYNKGQITASGILPILNPQPAVANPLTISIADKLNFKLAGLYEGGVGGDAVIRGTALKPVIGGEIRLSDGRVIIGNSTAKTKSAATTEANTNVINREEININATSTPESSTNPATTVENNASPVTTAGSNASTGTPVNLPVEFADLRLILDNDVHVTTESLLSFVPGGAALSQPILNFEAKGDLTINGTLAKPLPEGLIRLTGGRLSLFSTEFALARGYEQTARFTPSQGLDPTLDVRLTAIVPEASATNSRILESPLSSEVSDVSVNSFGTLRTVRVQARVDGPASELGDNLELTSEPSRSKGEIVALLGGSILGSFGQADAGQGLTNFASSTILGGLQGTITAIGQAVGFSEFRIFPTPTTSNETSRASVLNLSAEGVFDINKNFSVSLSAPLSTSTNQSLGYNVLYRLNDQILMRGSTNLGDENLFQVEYETRF from the coding sequence ATGACGCGCTCTCCAAATTCAAAAAATAATCAGGAACCATCTAATCCTCGTTTATGGCTCCTCCTTTTAGGACGTACCAGTTTGGCTCTCGGTGTAGTTTTGCTGGTTGGAATTGCAGTCGGTGCTTGGTGGGCTAGAAGCTATGTATATAAGGATTTAGCGCCATTAGTGCAGCAAAATCTCGAACAATTGCTTGGGCGGCCAGTAAAAGTAGGCAAAGTTGAACGTTTTTCGCTCTCTAGTCTGAGATTTAGCTCTTTATCCATACCAGCAACAACCACCGATGCAGACCAGGTGGTTGCACAAGCCTTGGATGTGCAGTTTTCGCCCTTGCAAGTTCTCTTAACTCGAAAACTGGCATTAAATGTCACGTTAATTAAACCCAATGTCTACATCCAGCAGGATCGAGATGGCCGTTGGGTTACAGCCCAAGTGAAGGCTGGGGAAGGAAAAGGTGCTATTCAAACCGAATTGCAAACACTTCAAATTCAAGATGGAAATGTGGAGTTGATGCCGTTCGGCGCACCAACTAGACCAAAAGGGTCAGTAATATTAAATCAATTTGGTGGCATCGCCCGATTTTCCGATCAAAATCAAAGAATTGGTTATGACATCAATGGTCAACTCACTAGGGGAGGTGGAGTTAAAATCTCTGGTGAGACACAACTAAAGGCTCAACAAACTAATCTCAAGCTGCAAGCACAAAATTTACAAGCATCTGATATAAGTCGATTAATTGAGTTACCAATTACCTTGCAAGCAGGGCGTTTAAATGCTGATTTGGGAGTTCAGATTCCACCCAAACTATCAGAAATAGCCGTTACGGGAACGGCTACTGCCAATCAAATCACTGCAAAAATTCCAAATATCCCTCAGCAGGTTTCTAATTTTAATGGAAGATTTACATTTCAAGGTCAGACAGTTACTTTAGAAAATTTGAATACCAATTTTGGTAAAGTTCCAATTTTGGCTAATGGAACAATTAATACTAAAACTGGTTTTAATGTCTCTGCTCAGATAAAACCAGTTAGTGCTAAAAATATTTTAGATACATTGAATGTAAATTCGTCAGTCCCAGCTAGTGGCGAAATTCAAGCAAATATTAAGGTGTTAGGCGCACTTCAGAAACCAGTGGTTAGCGGTACAGTAACCAATATAAAACCTATTCAAGTTGACCGCATTCTCTTCAACACTTTCAATACTGATTTCCGCTTGAATGCTTCTCAAACTGCATCTCAACTTGCTGTCTCCAATTTGAAAATAGTCCCCGCAGCCGGTGGTCAAATTACAGGAGGCGGTGAAGCTAATTTAGGAGGCAAAAAAGACGTAATATTTAATGCTCAAGTTGATGGTGTATCCGGGGATATACTAGCGCGTAGCTATAACGTTACTTTACCGATCGCAGTTGGGAATGTTTCAGCAAAGGCACAAATTGCTGGCTCACTTGGACAACAGCCATTAAACCTTGATATTTCCAGCGTTCAAATTACACCGCCAACAGGTGGGCAAATTACAGCCAGTGGTCAAATTCAACTAGCTCCCCAAGGTCAAGTAGGGGTCAATATTCAAGCTCAAGGTTTGCCAGGAAATGCGATCGCTCAAGGTTACAATATTTCAACTCCCCTGAATCTTGGTGATATATCTGCAAACGCCAGAGTTTCTGGTTCTTTGGGTACACCCTTAAACGTCAATGTGGCTCGCGTTCAAGCAAATCCAGAGGTGGGAGGGCAAGTTACAGCTAGTGGACAACTTAAGCTTGCACCCCAAGGTAGGGTAGCGTTGAATGTCCAAGCCCAAAATTTACCAGGAGATGCGATCGCACGAGCGTACAAATCCTCACCCAGCATTACCATTGGGAATGTATCGGCAAATGCCAATATTTCCGGCACTCTGAGCAACCTGCAAGCAGTGGCGCAGGTGCAAGCACCTACAGCTACCTATCCCACTACCGGACGGGTTGTTGTTGCCAAACAAGGAGAGAATATCCTGTTACCAGGTGCGGTGTTGAATGTGGCAGGCGGGACAATCGTAGCTCAAGGTCAACTTGCACAACAACGCTGGCAAGGATCTGTCAAGACTTCTGAAATTCAACTCAACCGTTTCTCACCACAACTGCGAGGACGGCTCAATAGCAATATTCAGTTATCAGGCACAACACAATCTTTCCAGCTTGCAGATATTCGCGCCGCCGGGAAAATCCGCCTTTCCCAAGGGGTATCATTGCTGGCAAAACCTCTGACGGCTCAATTTCAATGGAATGGACAGCAGATTATAGTTGAAAACGCAAGTACCCCAGGATTGAGTGCTAATGGTGCGATCGCAATTCAAACTCCACCAACAGGCGCACCCCAAATTGCCGGCTTTGATTTAAACGTACTGGCGCAGAATTTCAACTTAAAAAATACTGGCTTTCAAATTCCTGGAGACGTAGCATTAGCGGGGCTAGTTGATTTTAATGGAAAAGTTACAGGTACTCCAGATGTACCGCAAGCTAACGGCAATATCCGGCTGCGGAATTTCCAGGTTAGTAGTTTAGCGTTTGACCCACTTTTAACCGGAAACGTGAATTTTCAGGGAGGACAGGGAGCAAGTCTGCGATTAGCTGGGAAGCAAGACAGGATTGCGCTTAACCTGGGTGCAGATTATCGTCCAACCTCATTTTTAGTCAAGCGGGATGAGGCAGTTACTACAGGTAGAACCGAAGGAGAGAACTTACTCATCAACGCCCAACAGTTTCCGATAGCTTTGATTGGGGGCTTTTTACTTAACAATCAGTTGAAACCTTTAGGAGGGCAATTATCAGGAAATTTAGTTGTCAATCTTAATAATTATGCAGTTGCGGGAGACGTTGCGATCGCAGGGCCTCGCGTTGCCAGAGTTGCAGCAGACGAATTTCGCGGCACCATCAATTATGCAGATGGTACTGCTAGCTTGGCTAATGGTCTATTGCGGATTGGAGATAGCAACATCGCCCTCAGTGGAAATGTGCAAACAGGGAATGACCCGCAATTTCAACTCCAAGCTAACTTAGACCAAACCAGAATTGAGAGACTTTTACAAGCATTTAATATCTTCGACTTTCAAGACCTTAGTACAGGGTTACAGCCTCCAACATTAGCTGGATCAGAAGTACTTGATACCAATCCGATCAGTTTGCCCAATGCAGATTTGCTAACACAACTAAAATATTTTTCAAAAATTGCAACATCGATAGTACAACAACAGCAAGCAGAGGCAAAAAAAGACGCATCTTTGCCCACCCTTGCAGAATTAACGGGTGTTTTGAGCGGAGGAATTACAGCTAACGGCTCGTTGAAATCTGGGTTGAATGTCGGCTTTAATTTCCAAGGTGCGAACTGGCAATGGGGCGAATACTCTATTAATCAAGTCGTTGCTCAAGGTACTTTTGCCGATGGAATCGTCACACTTTCGCCCTTGAGTGTTGGAATCAATCAAGGACTAGTGGCTTTTTCAGGACAGTTAGGAACTGAACAACTATCTGGAAAATTGAATGTCGCAAGTCTACCTCTATCACTTTTACAACCTTTTATAGAAAAATATCCTGTAGATATCACTGGTAATGTAAATGCTGATGCCACATTAGGAGGTAGTTTACAAGATCCCAGAGTGCAAGGGAATGTGACGCTGGCAAATGCGACTCTCAACCAGCAACCTGTGCAAAGCGGACAGGTGAACTTTGACTACAACAATGCTCGTCTGAATTTTGACAGTACCTTATTAGTAACAGGAACCCAGCCAGTTACAGTTACAGGTAACATCCCGGCTGCATTACCTTTTGCCACAGTGCAACCAGATAGTAATCAAATCAGCATTAATGCCAATGTGAACAACGAAGGATTGTCACTATTAAATCTATTTACCAATAATCAAGTTACTTGGGTAGACGGTCAAGGAAAAGTAGATTTAAATGTTCAGGGTACTTTAAACGAACCAATTATTAATGGAAACGCCACAGTTAACAATGCAACTATTCGCGCTCAAGCTTTATCTGAACCCCTAACCAATATCACAGGGACAGCGCAATTTAATGGCAATACGGTCAGCCTTGAAAACATTCAAGCTACTTACAATAAAGGGCAAATCACTGCATCAGGCATTCTGCCAATACTTAATCCTCAACCAGCCGTAGCGAATCCCCTGACAATATCAATAGCAGACAAACTCAACTTTAAACTTGCAGGATTGTATGAAGGCGGTGTCGGTGGTGATGCTGTAATTCGCGGAACAGCCTTAAAACCAGTAATTGGTGGAGAGATTCGGCTAAGTGATGGTCGAGTAATTATAGGAAACTCTACTGCGAAGACAAAATCAGCAGCGACAACAGAAGCTAACACTAACGTCATCAATAGAGAAGAGATTAACATTAATGCTACATCTACACCAGAGAGTAGCACCAACCCAGCGACTACAGTAGAAAATAACGCTAGCCCAGTGACTACAGCAGGTAGTAATGCTAGTACAGGAACTCCAGTCAATTTACCTGTAGAGTTTGCAGATTTAAGGTTGATTCTAGACAACGATGTTCATGTTACCACTGAGTCTCTACTGAGCTTTGTACCAGGAGGAGCCGCATTAAGTCAGCCGATATTGAACTTTGAGGCAAAAGGCGACTTGACTATCAATGGTACATTAGCCAAACCGCTTCCTGAAGGATTGATTCGTTTAACAGGAGGACGACTGAGTTTATTTTCGACTGAGTTTGCACTAGCGCGAGGCTACGAACAAACGGCGCGATTTACTCCAAGTCAAGGACTTGACCCTACTCTAGATGTCCGACTTACTGCGATCGTACCGGAAGCGTCAGCAACGAACAGCCGAATTTTGGAATCCCCATTGTCTTCTGAAGTCAGCGATGTTTCTGTAAATAGCTTTGGGACTTTACGTACCGTTCGCGTTCAAGCAAGAGTAGACGGGCCAGCTAGTGAATTGGGCGACAATCTGGAACTGACAAGTGAACCTAGCCGTAGTAAAGGAGAAATAGTTGCTTTGCTGGGAGGCTCGATTCTTGGTTCTTTCGGTCAAGCGGATGCAGGACAAGGGCTGACTAATTTCGCTAGTTCTACCATTTTAGGTGGTTTGCAAGGAACTATCACTGCGATCGGGCAGGCTGTTGGCTTCAGCGAATTTCGGATATTTCCCACACCTACTACGAGTAATGAAACATCAAGAGCTTCAGTTCTAAATTTATCAGCAGAAGGTGTGTTTGATATTAATAAAAATTTCTCTGTCTCTTTATCCGCGCCTTTATCTACATCTACAAATCAGTCCTTGGGTTACAACGTTCTTTATCGACTCAACGACCAAATTTTGATGCGAGGCTCAACTAATTTGGGGGATGAAAATCTATTCCAAGTTGAGTATGAAACTCGATTTTAG
- a CDS encoding polysaccharide deacetylase family protein — MSNRKLSPFLKVITIALIAGVSSVGISLLAGTTKLDRLLGIQKPKGESTKTSLGRAMSADAHSITPATDQMNEVPKPFQGTIVYQAKLKANEKVIALTFDDGPGPKNTVQVLEILKKNNIKATFFMVGEMVKYFPQIAKQVAVDGHVIGNHTWHHWYFQMDGATAASEIDRTADIIYKTTGEKTTLFRPPGGFLNNGLAKYARNEKYTVMMWSEQSGDAERRSPQVPMLVKNVLKYAKPGAIVLLHDGGGNRSKSVKALPEMIAGLKAQGYRFVTIPQLLDMQAQEESAVTPVSSVVTNHEHPDH; from the coding sequence GTGTCTAATCGTAAATTATCGCCGTTCCTAAAGGTAATAACTATTGCATTGATTGCTGGTGTAAGTAGTGTGGGTATCAGTCTGCTTGCAGGCACAACTAAACTTGACCGTCTGTTGGGAATTCAAAAGCCAAAAGGTGAGAGTACTAAAACGAGTTTAGGTAGGGCAATGAGTGCAGATGCACATTCTATCACTCCGGCTACAGACCAGATGAATGAAGTACCAAAGCCTTTTCAGGGAACAATTGTTTATCAAGCAAAACTAAAAGCAAATGAGAAAGTCATCGCCTTAACTTTTGATGATGGCCCTGGCCCAAAAAATACGGTGCAGGTTTTAGAAATTTTGAAGAAAAATAATATTAAGGCAACATTCTTCATGGTTGGAGAAATGGTGAAATATTTTCCCCAGATTGCCAAGCAAGTGGCTGTTGATGGTCACGTAATTGGTAATCATACATGGCATCATTGGTATTTTCAAATGGATGGAGCGACTGCGGCTAGTGAAATTGACCGCACAGCAGATATTATTTATAAGACGACAGGAGAGAAAACGACTCTGTTTCGTCCCCCTGGCGGCTTTCTGAATAATGGACTAGCCAAATATGCTAGAAACGAGAAGTACACTGTCATGATGTGGTCAGAACAGTCGGGAGATGCTGAACGTCGTTCGCCTCAAGTGCCAATGCTAGTTAAAAATGTGCTGAAATATGCAAAACCAGGTGCAATCGTACTGTTGCATGATGGGGGCGGTAATCGTTCTAAATCTGTCAAAGCTTTACCAGAAATGATCGCAGGTTTGAAGGCCCAAGGCTATCGATTTGTAACAATTCCCCAATTACTGGACATGCAAGCTCAAGAAGAAAGTGCAGTAACGCCAGTATCATCTGTAGTCACAAATCATGAACATCCAGACCATTAG
- a CDS encoding DUF3122 domain-containing protein: MKRKFQQYFWRCALIVFLTLTGCGWGVESAQALLRQHHDYPGILRYHSQVSIKDEKGYAWQVLLFKQNYTSAVKDLRLRLVAFPGVVEIAHPQPLLIETVAGKLLSASDAYALTAPVPNVGEYNLTDILPKLPTTDALKVYVPLSNGQQLILNISNTVVTEWQWLVTEID, encoded by the coding sequence ATGAAGCGAAAATTTCAACAATATTTTTGGCGTTGTGCCTTAATAGTGTTTTTAACATTAACTGGATGTGGATGGGGTGTGGAGTCAGCACAAGCACTATTGCGTCAACATCATGATTATCCCGGTATCTTACGCTACCATTCACAAGTATCTATCAAAGATGAAAAAGGATATGCTTGGCAAGTACTGCTGTTCAAACAGAATTACACCAGTGCAGTAAAAGATTTACGGTTGCGCTTAGTTGCTTTTCCGGGTGTCGTTGAAATTGCTCACCCCCAACCATTGTTAATTGAGACAGTAGCCGGAAAATTACTCAGTGCATCGGATGCTTATGCTTTAACTGCACCTGTCCCCAATGTGGGGGAATATAACTTAACTGATATCTTACCGAAATTGCCAACAACTGATGCGCTCAAAGTCTATGTGCCTCTCTCTAATGGACAGCAATTGATTCTCAACATATCCAACACTGTAGTCACTGAGTGGCAATGGCTAGTTACAGAAATTGATTAG
- a CDS encoding glycoside hydrolase family 57 protein: MSIGYVALVLHAHLPFVRHPESDYVLEEEWLYEAITETYIPLLKVFEGLKRDGIDFKITMSMTPPLVSMLRDPLLQERYEAHLAQLEELIQLEAEHNVNNGHLRYLAEHYATEFSEARQLWERYNGDLVTAFKGFQDSNNLEIITCGATHGYLPLMKMYPEAVWAQIQVACEHYEQNFGQAPRGIWLPECAYYEGLDRMLADAGLRYFLTDGHGILYARPRPRFGTYAPIYTETGVAVFGRDHESSQQVWSSEVGYPGAAEYREFYKDLGWEAEYEYIKPYIMPNGQRKNTGIKYHKITGRGLGLSDKALYDPYWAREKAAEHADNFMYNRERQSEHLYGIMQRPPIIVSPYDAELFGHWWYEGPWFIDYLFRKSWYDQKTYQMTHLADYLRDQPTQQVCRPSQSSWGFKGFHEYWLNETNAWIYPHLHKAAERMIEISHLEPEDELQWKALNQAARELLLAQSSDWAFIMRTGTMVPYAIRRTRSHLMRFNKLYEDVKVGKVDSGWLEKVELMDNIFPEINYRVYRPL; encoded by the coding sequence ATGTCTATCGGCTACGTCGCGCTTGTACTCCACGCACATCTGCCCTTCGTTCGTCACCCAGAAAGTGACTACGTGCTGGAGGAAGAATGGCTCTATGAAGCCATCACAGAAACTTACATCCCCTTATTGAAAGTATTTGAAGGCTTAAAGCGAGACGGTATTGACTTTAAAATCACGATGAGTATGACACCCCCTTTGGTGTCAATGCTTCGCGATCCTCTGCTTCAAGAACGCTATGAAGCACACCTAGCCCAACTAGAAGAACTTATACAACTAGAAGCAGAACATAATGTCAATAACGGGCATCTTCGTTATTTAGCCGAACATTACGCTACTGAGTTTAGCGAAGCGCGTCAGCTATGGGAACGCTACAACGGTGACTTGGTGACAGCTTTTAAGGGGTTCCAAGACAGTAATAACCTGGAAATTATCACCTGCGGCGCTACCCATGGCTATTTACCGTTGATGAAAATGTATCCAGAGGCGGTGTGGGCGCAAATCCAGGTAGCCTGTGAGCATTACGAACAAAACTTTGGACAAGCACCCAGAGGCATTTGGTTGCCGGAATGCGCCTACTATGAAGGTTTAGACCGGATGCTAGCTGATGCTGGATTACGCTACTTCCTCACAGATGGGCATGGCATTCTTTACGCCCGTCCCCGTCCGCGCTTTGGGACTTATGCGCCAATTTATACAGAAACTGGTGTTGCTGTCTTTGGTCGAGATCATGAATCCTCCCAACAGGTATGGTCTTCTGAGGTGGGCTATCCTGGGGCGGCAGAATATCGAGAATTTTACAAAGATTTGGGCTGGGAAGCAGAATATGAGTACATCAAGCCCTACATTATGCCCAATGGACAACGGAAAAACACGGGCATTAAGTATCACAAAATTACGGGGCGTGGCTTAGGTTTATCAGATAAGGCACTCTACGATCCTTATTGGGCTAGGGAAAAGGCAGCAGAACATGCTGACAACTTTATGTATAACCGAGAGCGGCAATCTGAGCATCTCTATGGTATAATGCAGCGCCCGCCAATTATCGTTTCGCCTTATGACGCAGAGTTATTTGGACATTGGTGGTATGAAGGCCCCTGGTTTATCGATTACTTATTCCGCAAGTCGTGGTATGACCAAAAAACATATCAAATGACTCATTTAGCAGACTATTTGCGAGATCAGCCGACACAGCAAGTCTGTCGTCCTTCGCAGTCAAGTTGGGGTTTCAAGGGTTTCCACGAATATTGGTTGAACGAAACCAATGCATGGATTTATCCGCATTTGCACAAAGCTGCGGAACGGATGATTGAAATATCGCATTTGGAACCAGAGGATGAATTGCAGTGGAAAGCACTCAACCAAGCGGCGCGGGAATTGTTATTAGCACAATCTTCTGACTGGGCATTTATTATGCGGACGGGAACAATGGTACCCTATGCAATTAGACGGACGCGATCGCACCTGATGCGGTTCAACAAGCTTTACGAAGATGTGAAAGTCGGCAAAGTTGACAGTGGTTGGTTGGAAAAAGTCGAGTTAATGGATAATATCTTCCCCGAAATCAACTATCGCGTCTACCGTCCGCTATAG
- the rsgA gene encoding small ribosomal subunit biogenesis GTPase RsgA codes for MTDAATGQLLGTVVAVQANFYRVQLDQKQGEMREMNDRDSHLPYPPLLLCTRRTRLKKIGQQVMVGDRVVVEEPDWAGGRGAIAEVLPRHSELDRPAIANVNQILLVFAVADPPLEPYQLSRFLIKAESTGLDVLLCLNKSDLISEPEQQKVSDRLLGWGYQPIFISVKDGINTEQAARYLSNKITVIAGPSGVGKSSLINTLIDSAKLRVGEVSGKLARGRHTTRHIELFELPKGGLLADTPGFNQPDMDCIPEELIHYFPEARKRLAVASCRFSDCLHRDEPECAVRGDWERYEHYLEFLDAAIAHQTQLHEQADPESTMKLKSKSKGKGQSQYEPKLESKKYRRISRKTQLQDLQELYRDEE; via the coding sequence ATGACAGATGCCGCAACTGGACAGTTATTGGGTACGGTGGTGGCTGTACAGGCTAATTTTTACCGAGTACAGCTGGATCAAAAACAGGGGGAGATGAGGGAGATGAACGATCGCGATTCTCATCTTCCTTATCCCCCTCTCCTCCTCTGTACTCGCCGGACACGCCTGAAAAAAATCGGACAACAGGTGATGGTAGGCGATCGCGTTGTGGTTGAAGAGCCAGATTGGGCTGGGGGACGCGGAGCGATCGCTGAGGTGTTACCCCGTCACAGCGAATTAGATCGTCCCGCGATCGCCAATGTCAACCAAATCCTTTTGGTATTTGCCGTAGCCGATCCGCCTTTGGAACCCTATCAACTGAGCAGGTTTCTAATTAAGGCTGAGTCTACTGGGTTGGATGTGCTTTTATGTTTGAATAAAAGTGATTTAATTTCAGAGCCAGAACAGCAAAAAGTTAGCGATCGCCTTCTTGGATGGGGCTATCAACCAATATTTATCAGTGTTAAAGATGGTATAAATACTGAGCAAGCCGCCAGATATTTGAGTAATAAAATTACTGTAATTGCTGGGCCTTCTGGCGTGGGTAAATCCAGCCTGATTAATACGCTGATTGACTCTGCCAAGCTGCGAGTCGGAGAAGTTTCTGGTAAATTAGCTCGTGGTCGCCATACCACTCGCCATATAGAATTATTTGAGTTACCTAAGGGTGGTTTACTGGCAGATACTCCCGGCTTTAATCAGCCGGATATGGATTGTATACCAGAAGAATTAATCCATTATTTCCCAGAAGCTAGAAAGCGGTTAGCAGTTGCTAGCTGTCGGTTTAGTGATTGTCTGCATCGAGACGAGCCTGAGTGTGCGGTGCGGGGAGACTGGGAACGATATGAACATTATTTAGAATTTTTGGACGCGGCGATCGCTCATCAAACACAGCTACACGAACAAGCCGATCCAGAATCTACCATGAAGTTAAAAAGCAAAAGCAAAGGCAAAGGGCAGAGTCAATACGAACCCAAGCTAGAAAGTAAAAAATATCGCCGGATTTCTCGGAAGACTCAGTTACAAGACTTGCAAGAGTTATATCGGGATGAAGAATAA
- a CDS encoding sulfurtransferase TusA family protein, whose protein sequence is MKPSSVSTPDAQLDLRGTPCPINFVRTKLCLEKMPLGGLLEVWLDPGEPIEQVPDSLTMAGYQVEEITDCTSYFSLLVRRPVVSQ, encoded by the coding sequence ATGAAGCCCTCTTCTGTTTCAACTCCCGATGCTCAACTTGATTTACGCGGCACCCCTTGCCCGATTAATTTCGTGCGGACAAAATTATGTTTGGAAAAAATGCCATTGGGAGGTTTACTAGAAGTCTGGCTAGACCCTGGTGAGCCGATTGAGCAGGTTCCTGATAGTCTGACAATGGCAGGTTATCAGGTTGAAGAAATTACAGACTGCACTAGTTATTTTTCTCTGTTAGTGCGCCGTCCAGTTGTTAGCCAATGA